The following coding sequences are from one Mycoplasma mycoides subsp. capri window:
- a CDS encoding GMP reductase — MKIFDYDDVQLIPEMCIVNSRKECNTTATLGKHTFKLPVVPANMATIINEELAEKLAKNGYFYIMHRFNVDQIKFIKNMKDKNLITSISLGVKPDEYKLVDQMVEQNLIPDYITIDIAHGHALSVKNIISYIREKMKDQVFIIAGNVATPKAVRDLELWGADATKVGIGPGKVCITKLKTGFGTGGWQLSALKYCAKTASKPIIADGGLRVHGDIAKSIRMGASFCMIGSLFAAHLESPGKEVEIDNCIYKEYYGSASEYNKSEKRYVEGKKELIKIRGSIFDTLKEMTEDLQSSISYAGGKDLQAIKRVDYVLLGDYKD; from the coding sequence ATGAAGATATTTGATTATGATGATGTGCAGCTTATTCCTGAAATGTGTATTGTTAATTCAAGAAAAGAATGCAATACTACTGCAACTTTAGGAAAACATACTTTTAAATTGCCTGTTGTGCCTGCAAATATGGCAACAATAATTAATGAAGAATTAGCTGAAAAATTAGCAAAAAATGGCTATTTTTATATAATGCATAGATTTAATGTTGATCAAATAAAATTCATTAAAAACATGAAAGATAAAAACTTGATAACTTCAATTTCTTTAGGTGTTAAACCTGATGAATATAAATTAGTAGATCAAATGGTTGAACAAAATTTAATTCCAGATTATATAACAATTGATATAGCTCATGGTCATGCTTTAAGTGTTAAAAATATAATTAGTTATATTAGAGAAAAAATGAAAGATCAAGTTTTTATTATTGCTGGAAATGTAGCAACACCAAAAGCAGTTAGAGATTTAGAATTATGAGGAGCTGATGCTACTAAGGTTGGAATTGGTCCAGGAAAAGTATGTATTACTAAATTAAAAACAGGTTTTGGAACTGGTGGATGACAACTATCTGCACTTAAATATTGTGCAAAAACTGCATCAAAACCAATTATTGCTGATGGTGGATTAAGAGTTCATGGAGATATTGCAAAATCTATTAGAATGGGTGCTAGTTTTTGTATGATTGGAAGTTTGTTTGCTGCACATTTAGAATCACCTGGAAAAGAAGTTGAAATCGATAATTGTATTTATAAAGAATATTATGGATCAGCTAGTGAATATAATAAAAGTGAAAAACGTTATGTTGAAGGTAAAAAAGAACTAATTAAAATTAGAGGAAGTATTTTTGATACTTTAAAAGAAATGACTGAAGACTTACAATCATCAATTTCATATGCTGGTGGAAAAGATTTACAAGCAATAAAACGTGTTGATTATGTTT